A genomic window from Candidatus Thiocaldithrix dubininis includes:
- the glmS gene encoding glutamine--fructose-6-phosphate transaminase (isomerizing) has translation MCGIVGAVAQRPIVDILLEGLRRLEYRGYDSAGVAVINTQGELVRARSVGKVAMLEANLAEYPLLGNLGIAHTRWATHGVPAERNAHPHFSNEKVGLVHNGIIENHAELREQLKAKGYVFTSDTDTEVVAHLIADLQSQGLDLFAAVLAARSQLQGAYALAIIAPTEPESLIVARQGSPLVIGLGIGENFIGSDIQALLPVTNRFIYLENGDVARVTRQQVEIVNSQGQAVERLVKQSNASAFAAELGTYRHFMLKEIYEQPAAIAATLEGRLGDGQVLPCLFGAANAMDLLAQVEEIQIIACGTSFHAGLVARYWIEAHTNIPCSVEVASEYRYRRQPPRPNLLFVTISQSGETADTLAALEKIKANKGALATLTVCNVPESSLTRESDMALMTVAGPEIGVASTKAFTTQLVALQLLMLLLKQAKGADATEISEAVNNLRKLPALIEQALDLNNAIEKLAESFIDKQHSLFLGRGELYPIAMEGALKLKEISYIHAEAYPAGELKHGPLALVDAEMPIVTVAPNSHLLEKLKSNLEEVRSRGGVLYVFADKHASIHAAENVHVLAMPRVPDMLAPIVYTLPLQLLSYHVAVLKGTDVDKPRNLAKSVTVE, from the coding sequence ATGTGTGGGATTGTGGGCGCTGTAGCGCAAAGACCTATAGTGGATATTTTATTGGAAGGCTTACGGCGGTTGGAATATCGGGGGTATGATTCAGCCGGAGTGGCCGTTATCAATACCCAAGGTGAGTTAGTCCGGGCGCGTTCGGTAGGAAAAGTTGCAATGCTGGAGGCTAACTTAGCCGAATATCCGCTGCTTGGTAATCTTGGCATTGCGCATACTCGTTGGGCAACACACGGTGTTCCAGCGGAACGTAATGCCCATCCGCATTTCAGTAATGAAAAAGTTGGCTTGGTGCATAACGGCATTATTGAAAACCATGCAGAATTACGTGAGCAATTAAAAGCCAAGGGTTATGTGTTTACCTCGGATACGGATACCGAAGTGGTGGCGCATTTAATTGCTGATTTACAAAGCCAAGGCTTAGATTTATTTGCTGCCGTCTTAGCGGCACGCAGCCAGTTGCAGGGGGCGTATGCGCTAGCCATTATTGCACCCACTGAGCCAGAAAGCTTAATCGTGGCGCGTCAAGGCAGCCCATTGGTGATTGGTTTAGGTATTGGTGAGAACTTTATCGGTTCAGATATTCAAGCCTTATTACCCGTCACCAATCGCTTTATTTATTTAGAAAATGGTGATGTAGCGCGGGTTACTCGCCAACAAGTAGAGATTGTGAATAGCCAAGGACAAGCTGTGGAACGCCTAGTTAAGCAATCCAATGCATCTGCGTTTGCGGCTGAATTAGGTACTTATCGGCATTTTATGCTTAAGGAAATCTACGAACAGCCTGCTGCGATTGCCGCTACCTTGGAAGGGCGCTTAGGCGATGGGCAAGTGCTACCTTGTTTATTCGGTGCAGCCAATGCGATGGATTTATTAGCACAAGTTGAAGAAATTCAGATTATTGCGTGCGGTACGAGCTTCCATGCTGGTTTAGTTGCACGTTACTGGATTGAAGCGCATACGAATATTCCCTGTTCAGTGGAAGTCGCTAGTGAATACCGCTATCGCCGTCAACCCCCGCGCCCGAATTTATTATTTGTGACGATTTCCCAATCAGGTGAAACCGCCGATACTTTAGCCGCTTTAGAAAAAATCAAAGCCAATAAAGGGGCACTAGCCACGTTAACCGTGTGTAATGTACCAGAAAGCTCACTGACGCGTGAATCGGATATGGCGTTAATGACCGTCGCCGGGCCTGAAATTGGGGTGGCATCGACTAAAGCCTTTACCACGCAATTAGTGGCGTTACAGCTTTTAATGTTGTTGCTGAAACAGGCGAAAGGCGCAGATGCCACTGAGATTAGCGAAGCGGTTAATAATCTACGCAAATTGCCTGCCCTGATTGAACAAGCTTTGGATTTGAATAACGCGATTGAAAAATTAGCTGAAAGCTTTATTGATAAACAACATTCCTTATTCTTAGGGCGGGGTGAGTTATATCCGATTGCAATGGAAGGTGCGCTCAAGCTTAAGGAAATTTCCTATATTCACGCCGAAGCCTATCCCGCAGGTGAATTGAAGCATGGTCCGTTAGCGTTGGTTGATGCAGAAATGCCGATTGTAACCGTTGCGCCCAACAGTCATTTGCTGGAAAAACTCAAGTCTAACTTAGAAGAAGTACGTTCACGCGGCGGGGTGTTATATGTGTTTGCCGATAAGCATGCCTCCATTCATGCGGCAGAAAATGTGCATGTGTTGGCAATGCCACGCGTGCCGGATATGTTAGCACCGATTGTATATACCTTGCCGTTGCAGCTCTTGTCTTACCACGTAGCCGTGTTAAAAGGCACGGATGTAGATAAGCCGCGTAATCTGGCGAAATCAGTAACAGTTGAGTAA